The genomic window GGGCTAACGTGGGATCCGCTCAAGGACCTACTGGTTTAGGTAAATATATAATGCGTTCCCCAACCAGAGAAGTCATTTTTGGAGGAGAAACTATGTGTTTTTGGGAGCTGTGTGCTCCATGGTTAGAGCCTCTAAGGGGTCCAAATGGGTTAGACTTGAGTAGGTTGAAAAAAGACATACAACTTTGTCAGGAACGGCGTTCCGCGGAATATATGACTCATGCTCCTTTAGGTTCTTTAAATTCCGTAGGTGGTGTAGCTACCAAGATCAATGCAG from Capsicum annuum cultivar UCD-10X-F1 unplaced genomic scaffold, UCD10Xv1.1 ctg68184, whole genome shotgun sequence includes these protein-coding regions:
- the LOC124893990 gene encoding photosystem II CP43 reaction center protein-like, whose amino-acid sequence is MRSPTREVIFGGETMCFWELCAPWLEPLRGPNGLDLSRLKKDIQLCQERRSAEYMTHAPLGSLNSVGGVATKINAANYVSPRSWLATSHFVLGFFFFVGHLWYAGRARAAAARFEKGIDRDLEPVLFMTPLNCDKKGDPMLE